A genome region from Passer domesticus isolate bPasDom1 chromosome 27, bPasDom1.hap1, whole genome shotgun sequence includes the following:
- the LOC135286921 gene encoding basic proline-rich protein-like → MFFIIVITFVAITVLLLIFHICRKLCQEPVPPPAYRSPQGPAPAPPFRDPQGSAPPPLTLMPTLPSLPSAAIPAGLEPPPYSEVTAKPFLYPLPEGPCPECGHDPTAQPPFSTRT, encoded by the exons atgTTCTTCATCATCGTCATCACCTTCGTAGCCATCACCGTGCTCCTCCTCATCTTCCACATCTGCcgcaagctgtgccaggagcccgtGCCCCCCCCCGCCTACAGGAGCCCGCagggccccgctcccgccccgccctTCCGAGACCCCCAGGGCTCCGCGCCGCCCCCGCTGACCCTGATGCCCACGctgcccagcctgcccagcGCGGCCATCCCCGCGGGGCTGGAGCCCCCGCCCTACAGCGAG GTGACAGCCAAGCCCTTCCTGTACCCCCTGCCCGAGGGGCCGTGCCCCGAGTGCGGCCACGACCCCACAGCTCAGCCCCCCTTCAGCACCCGGACCTAG